The following coding sequences lie in one Helicoverpa armigera isolate CAAS_96S chromosome 8, ASM3070526v1, whole genome shotgun sequence genomic window:
- the LOC126053674 gene encoding LOW QUALITY PROTEIN: uncharacterized protein LOC126053674 (The sequence of the model RefSeq protein was modified relative to this genomic sequence to represent the inferred CDS: inserted 2 bases in 1 codon), with amino-acid sequence MSNIRVSVRNQYVNQYGLPIANKIRRLEDLKTKRARFITSLNFLKRCRDNSIIPTCAIISPRKDIRGSAKILNQASKKLLQQLIQNTRSDLHRVNQDIEASSHELKIDLTTFDFNNCMKILDEREKSKYNECKNRQIIKFEKLTSKSNVQNNTRKENGTRPLPASQSRAVVNLSKNVLDENTVQVLSKGLNFAVTPRKIPVESIICNVEDCLFKNKINKHDSEAIRQDISSVLRRNILPKPNLNKNQYLALKNLRDRPELTILRADKGNATVVMDTSDYNDKIQDLLSDVSTYKQVKTDPTTKTLKSTSDLIKKYSETLNLDVKYLVPSCAKPPKLYGLPKIHKPNAPLRPIVSQIDSPTYRLAQHLAKVLSPLRGNTAAYVKDSYHFVSEIKHLQLADNETMVSFDVQSLFTCLPVEDCIKIVSKKLAENNMPTEYAELLKHCLTSGYLLWNNHFYTQVDGVAMGSPVSPIVADIFMEDFEERALQSAPITPKFYKRXVDDTFTILPSDKVTAFLNHLNSINPKIQFTMESEANNSLAFLDVLVIRNPNNTLSHTVYRKKTHTDKYLHGESHHHPTQLSTVGKSLFQRARGICDEQHLGAELQHVKQVLHDNKLRVRPRRRTRVKPATVERLPAVLPYIRGVTDKIGYILKRASIKTYFKPLKKISQFLPPVKCHIPLQDAGVYKLECDCGLSYIGQTKRSIGTRVKEHIADVKHRRSRQSAVCEHTLDKAQHYIRFDKPQVLAKENRFLPRMIREAIEIKKHPNFNREDGWVIPPAWNPIIETIKSKSKPTTARPKDTVSSFCVNRIVNNN; translated from the exons atgtctaatattcgcgtaagtgtcagaaatcaatatgttaacCAGTACGGACTGccaattgcaaataaaatacgcCGGTTGGAAGATCTCAAGACGAAGCGCGCAAGATTCATAACATCCTTGAATTTCTTGAAGAGATGCAGAGACAACAGCATCATTCCTACGTGTGCCATAATTTCACCAAGGAAGGACATACGAGGAAGCGCTAAGATCTTAAACCAGGCAAGTAAAAAGTTACTACAGCagttaatacaaaatacacgATCCGATTTGCACCGCGTTAATCAAGACATTGAGGCGTCATCCCATGAATTAAAGATAGATTTAACtacatttgattttaataattgcatGAAAATACTAGATGAGCgcgaaaaatctaaatataatgaatgcaaaaacaGACAAATAATCAAATTTGAAAAACTAACGTCTAAATCAAATGTCCAAAATAACACACGAAAAGAAAACGGAACGCGCCCGTTACCTGCGAGCCAATCACGCGCAGTTGTCAATCTATCAAAAAATGTCTTGGATGAAAATACGGTTCAAGTGTTATCGAAAGGCCTAAATTTTGCTGTAACACCTCGAAAAATACCGGTAGAAAGCATTATATGCAACGTGGAAGACtgcctgtttaaaaataaaatcaataaacatgaTTCGGAGGCGATTCGTCAGGACATTTCGTCTGTATTACGTCGCAACATACTGCCCAAAccgaatctaaataaaaatcaatatctaGCGTTAAAAAACCTTCGCGACAGGCCTGAATTAACAATTCTACGTGCAGATAAAGGTAATGCTACGGTGGTGATGGATACGTCAGATTACAATGataaaatacaagaccttttatcggatgtaagtacatataaacaagTGAAGACCGACCCcacaacaaaaacattgaaatcaacTAGTGATTTGATAAAAAAGTACTCCGAAACATTGAATCTAGACGTAAAATACCTAGTTCCTAGCTGCGCAAAACCACCAAAGCTGTATGGGCTACCGAAGATACACAAACCTAATGCTCCACTACGACCAATAGTCAGCCAAATCGACTCACCAACCTACAGATTGGCTCAACATCTGGCTAAAGTACTTTCACCATTGAGAGGAAACACAGCAGCATATGTAAAGGACTCGTACCATTTTGTCAGTGAAATAAAACACCTACAACTAGCTGACAATGAAACTATGGTCAGTTTTGATGTTCAGTCATTGTTTACATGCTTACCCGTTGAAGACTGCATCAAGATTGTGTCCAAGAAACTAGCAGAGAATAACATGCCTACTGAATATGCTGAACTGTTAAAACATTGCCTAACATCTGGCTATTTACTGTGGAATAATCACTTCTACACGCAAGTGGATGGTGTAGCAATGGGCTCCCCAGTATCTCCCATTGTTGCTGATATCTTCATGGAGGATTTTGAGGAGCGAGCCCTGCAATCTGCACCCATAACACCCAAATTCTACAAGCG CGTAGATGATACTTTCACAATACTACCATCTGACAAAGTCACAgcatttttaaatcatcttaaCTCCATAAACCCCAAAATTCAATTCACTATGGAGTCAGAGGCAAACAACTCCTTAGCTTTCTTAGATGTTTTGGTTATCCGTAACCCTAATAACACCTTGAGTCACACTGTGTATCGGAAGAAAACCCATACAGACAAATACCTTCATGGTGAGTCCCACCACCACCCAACACAGTTATCTACCGTTGGTAAATCATTGTTTCAGAGAGCACGTGGGATCTGCGATGAACAACACCTGGGTGCTGAGCttcaacatgttaagcaagtactgcacgacaacaagctccgagtacgccctcgtcgcagaacccgcgtgaaaccagccacagttgagcgtctacctgctgttcttccatacataagaggagtcacagacaagattggctacatcttgaagcgagcttcaatcaaaacctacttcaagccgctgaagaagattagtcaattcttaccacctgtcaagtgtcacatacctctacaagatgcgggtgtatacaagcttgaatgtgattgtggtctctcttacataggccaaactaaaagaagcatagggacccgcgtaaaagaacacatcgccgatgtcaaacaccgccgttccagacagtcagcagtttgtgaacacacactagacaaggcccagcattacatcagatttgataaaccacaagtccttgcaaaagaaaaccgattcctacctaggatgattcgcgaggctattgaaattaaaaaacatccaaatttcaatagagaagatggctgggtcataccacctgcttggaatcccatcatagaaactattaaatcaaaatccaagcctacaactgctcgacctaaggatacagttagctcgttttgcgtgaatcggattgtcaataataattaa